One genomic segment of Candidatus Neomarinimicrobiota bacterium includes these proteins:
- a CDS encoding RAMP superfamily CRISPR-associated protein, whose protein sequence is MNVKNMGAEITGRILVSGTLVNTAPLRIGAGTDDKTDSDLVLDGSGKPYIPGTSWTGAAKDHFRQNFKDMDEKLLEIIFGSEGDDSSKTAYQSAFISYDLPLMHAAKMEIRTSTRINQKTGATEDKSLHDFELLAANNMFDFGFELVIREAYKDQTNALVKFVKTLINELQNGHISVGAQSVIGFGKVELSPVKWKHLEFPGDAAWWFTGSRKPDESLTVEKGDCFEAKNGLATIQGRFFLQDSILVKQDYTGEDENIDSEQMQSNGKNIIPGSSIRGVFRHRARKILNTCDIKDRVTLENNLFGIVETSKRAQDGKEEQKDIALKGKLRVSESIIQGGHLEKQTRIRVDQFTGGVMDGALFSELPLWSDGKTYIDLKLRINQADPVELALILQVIKDLWTGELALGGGGSIGRGKFYGEELTLNYQSKKVRILQEKSGLQIKDESSLIDEIDKQWQTILPKEGVA, encoded by the coding sequence ATGAATGTGAAGAATATGGGAGCAGAAATTACGGGCAGAATACTGGTCTCTGGAACATTGGTGAACACAGCTCCTTTGAGGATCGGTGCTGGTACCGATGACAAAACAGATAGTGATTTGGTGCTTGATGGATCCGGAAAGCCCTATATCCCAGGCACTTCCTGGACAGGAGCTGCCAAGGATCATTTCCGGCAAAATTTTAAAGATATGGATGAAAAACTACTGGAAATAATCTTTGGGTCAGAAGGTGATGATAGCTCCAAAACAGCTTATCAAAGCGCTTTTATTAGCTATGATTTACCGCTTATGCATGCCGCGAAAATGGAGATTCGAACAAGTACCCGGATCAACCAGAAAACAGGTGCAACAGAGGATAAATCGCTTCATGATTTTGAATTGTTAGCTGCAAATAATATGTTTGACTTTGGGTTTGAGTTGGTCATAAGAGAGGCTTATAAAGACCAAACCAATGCATTGGTAAAATTTGTAAAAACCCTTATAAATGAATTACAAAATGGACACATCTCTGTTGGTGCTCAATCTGTAATAGGATTTGGAAAGGTTGAACTTTCCCCGGTAAAATGGAAACACCTGGAATTTCCCGGAGATGCTGCTTGGTGGTTTACAGGGAGCCGGAAACCTGATGAATCTCTTACAGTAGAAAAGGGTGACTGTTTTGAAGCAAAAAATGGGCTTGCCACCATACAGGGCCGATTTTTTCTGCAAGACTCAATTCTGGTTAAACAAGATTATACAGGTGAAGACGAGAATATTGATTCTGAGCAAATGCAGTCCAATGGAAAAAATATTATCCCTGGGTCATCTATCCGAGGGGTGTTTCGTCATCGGGCCAGGAAGATTTTAAATACCTGTGACATTAAAGATAGAGTCACACTTGAGAATAATTTGTTTGGTATTGTTGAAACATCAAAAAGAGCACAGGATGGTAAGGAGGAGCAGAAAGATATTGCCCTCAAAGGTAAACTTCGTGTCTCAGAATCCATTATTCAGGGAGGTCATTTAGAAAAGCAAACCCGGATCAGGGTGGATCAATTTACCGGAGGAGTTATGGATGGTGCTCTTTTTTCTGAATTACCACTTTGGAGTGATGGCAAGACTTATATAGATCTAAAGTTAAGGATAAATCAAGCTGACCCTGTAGAGCTTGCTTTGATCCTACAGGTTATCAAAGATTTATGGACCGGTGAATTGGCTTTAGGTGGCGGTGGTTCAATTGGTCGGGGTAAATTCTATGGTGAAGAATTGACCCTCAACTATCAATCAAAAAAAGTCAGAATTTTACAGGAAAAATCAGGTCTGCAAATTAAAGATGAGTCCAGTCTCATTGATGAAATAGACAAGCAGTGGCAGACAATATTACCAAAGGAGGGTGTCGCATGA